A stretch of the Lactuca sativa cultivar Salinas chromosome 9, Lsat_Salinas_v11, whole genome shotgun sequence genome encodes the following:
- the LOC111892975 gene encoding uncharacterized protein LOC111892975 — MASIHILKSGLYPFSASQSYSRRKERLICCDGRRIIKLRSKLLINRRSTISCKVQDSEDNQNKGEEPTESLFMKELKRRGMTPTSLLEESRSTSKDENFIYKEEDGGFSNRNAVSTDLEKSLSNQRERSMALNSEGLEGLIPRAKLLLTLGGTYFLAFWPLILVTVASFSAVYIYFGPKFVHDASTRQVYLPQYVDPYALLEDQRISQTAPRLN; from the exons ATGGCTTCGATTCATATATTGAAATCTGGTTTATATCCGTTTTCAGCTTCGCAATCTTATTCTCGTAGGAAAGAACGGTTAATTTGTTGTGATGGCAGAAGAATTATCAAGCTCAGGTCAAAATTATTGATTAACAGAAGGTCTACGATTTCCTGCAAGGTTCAAGACTCTGAAGATAACCAAAACAAAG GTGAAGAACCTACAGAGTCTTTGTTTATGAAAGAACTGAAGCGACGTGGTATGACTCCAACTTCATTATTAGAGGAAAGTCGGAGCACTTCAAAAGATGAGAACTTTATATACAAAGAAGAAGATGGAGGTTTTTCAAATAGAAATGCTGTGTCAACAGATCTTGAGAAAAGTCTATCTAATCAAAGGGAAAGATCTATGGCTTTGAACAGTGAAGGCCTTGAG GGTTTGATTCCACGAGCTAAACTCTTGCTAACCCTTGGAGGAACATACTTCTTGGCATTTTGGCCTCTGATTCTTGTAACTGTGGCATCTTTCTCTGCTGTTTACATT TATTTTGGACCAAAATTCGTCCACGATGCCAGCACACGACAAGTATACCTGCCCCAATATGTCGATCCGTACGCACTTCTCGAAGACCAACGGATCTCCCAAACCGCACCAAGGTTAAATTAG